The sequence GAACAAGCGATTGTTCGCATGCGGATTAAAGGCGCAGAAGCCGCCACCGCCGCCGTTGAAGTGGCTAATTTATTGAAAGCTGTCTCAGCATAGTTAAGGAATCATATGAAAACACCACGCCGTCGCGCGCGCGAATTTGTGGTCCAAGGTTTGTATCAATTTCAGTTGAATACATCATTGAGTGCCAATGAAATTGAGCGCAATTTACAAGAAAATGAATATTTTGAAAAAGCCGATTTGGTTTTGTTTCGCAAAATTTTCTACGGTGTGTTGCAAGATTTCGGCACCTATATGAACCGTCTCATGCCTCTATTGGATCGCCCTGCAGAAGAAGTGAGCCCAATTGAACGCGCCACTTTGTTGATGGCTTGCTATGAGCTGTCGCAAATGCCTGAAACACCTTATCCAGTCATCATCAATGAAGCCATTGAAACCACTAAAACCTATGGTGGTACGGATGGGCATAAGTTTGTGAACGGTATTTTGGACAAGCTGGCCGCTGTTTTGCGCCCAGATGATCCTCGCCGCTAAGCGGATCCAAACGTAAAAAACCACCGCTCATGCGGTGGTTTTTTTATGGTCAGGATTAAGGCCAGCTGGGATAGTCGTCTAGATGGGCCAGCTGTTTTTCAGTGGCAATCACTTGAACATACAGGGTGGTGCCGTTATCGGCTAAGAAGTCGCAGGCGTCTTGGCAGACGTTAAGGAAGATCTCCATGTCGGCCCAATCAACGTCGCTAGCTTTATACAGCGGCACCACCCAAAGGTTAGGCGCGTAAGGGCACCAGCTTTGTTCGGTCAGGGCGTCGTAAAGCGCATCCCAGTTATCGCCAAAATAATCGGGCAGCACAAACAGGCTTTTGGCGGCCATCATGAGGCTGGCTTTGTTGACCTGGTTAAGCTTGGGCCATTGCCATTGCTGTGCATGGGCGTCGGTGGCGAGGGTGGGCACCTGTTTGGGCGTGCACACATAAACCGCTGGGTTATTAGGGAAGATCATGGTTGGCCTCTAGCTTATGAAAGGTACGATAGTGGTCGGGGGTGTAATAGTATTCTGAGGGCGGATTGCCGCCCGTGACAATGCGGCGGGCACCGCGGGTTTTGGTGCCAGGGGTGCGCACCGTGTACTCATGATAGTAACCGCGCGGCTGTTTGGGCAAGATGCGCTCGCGGTTTTGA comes from Neisseriaceae bacterium CLB008 and encodes:
- the nusB gene encoding transcription antitermination factor NusB; this translates as MKTPRRRAREFVVQGLYQFQLNTSLSANEIERNLQENEYFEKADLVLFRKIFYGVLQDFGTYMNRLMPLLDRPAEEVSPIERATLLMACYELSQMPETPYPVIINEAIETTKTYGGTDGHKFVNGILDKLAAVLRPDDPRR
- a CDS encoding barstar family protein, whose product is MIFPNNPAVYVCTPKQVPTLATDAHAQQWQWPKLNQVNKASLMMAAKSLFVLPDYFGDNWDALYDALTEQSWCPYAPNLWVVPLYKASDVDWADMEIFLNVCQDACDFLADNGTTLYVQVIATEKQLAHLDDYPSWP